The genomic window CATGCCGATCCCCGGGCAGCCAAACCACAATTTGAATTTCTCCGTTTGGGCCGACAACCATCTCGGCCATCATTTCCGTATTGCCGAGCTGCGCTAGCCGTCCTCCATTAGGGCCGCTTTGGCGATAGATGCCCGCGACGATTATTTGCCCCATGATCGACGACGGGGGCGTCATCTGCGGGCGAATCCCGTCGGGCAAGATCCCTTCCAGCGTTGACAATCGTTCTTGAACTGTTTGTCTTGCCGCCCGAATTTCGGTTGACCAATCGAACTCGATGTAGATGACATTCAGCCCGGCAGTCGATTGACTGCGAACAGCTTGAACGCCGTTGGCCCCCATTAGCGCAATTTCGATGGGCTGAGTCACCAGCGTCTCGACTTCTTCAGTCGCCAGTCCCGGAGCTTCGGTGATGATGACGACGCGAGGTCGGTCGAGGTCGGGGAAGACGTCGATCGACATCTGTGCGGCCAAGTACGAGCCGTAGACCAGCACAAACAGGCTGGCGACGACGACCAGCATTCGGTATCGAAGCGAAATTTTTATAATTGCGTCAAGCATGTTGATTCCTTTAGTGGGCCGCGTGAGTAGTGCCGTCGGCATGGACATGGACACCGGGTTGCTGGCCGCTAGCCGATTGCGACTTCAAGACTCTATTGAGCGAGGCCGCTGAGTTTTGTGCCAAGAAGGCTCCCGATGTGATACTGCCGTCGTTGGCGATGACAACTGATCTTCGATCCTCGTGAAGCACATGAACCGGAATCTGCTTGAACAAGTCACCGTTGTGCCGGAACACGTAGGCTTCTGGGCCTTCCCAAACGACTGCTTCGGATGGCAATACAAAGACATCATCAAACTTTTCAACCGGGACGTGGATGCGTGCACGTTGTCCTGGCCGGAAACGCCAAACAATGAACGCACGCCCTTGCTCACCATACAATCGCGACTGATTGGTTAACGGAACAAAGAAGTCAAACGTACGGCTGTTTGTGTCGATAGAATTCGCCAAATGGCGAATGGTGAAAGTCTGATTCAGCTCCGGCCAACGACCTCCTTCATCCTCGGCGAACTCGACCTCGATGGGACGTTTTTCTTGAGCTGCCTGCTCAAGAAACGCGGCCTCGCGTTTGAAGGCGTGGCCGACAACGTACAGCATTTGATGATTCGACAGATTTGCGAGTAACAGTCCGGCTTGAACTTGTTGTCCCAGTTCGACCGAGAGCTCTTGCACCTCGTAGGCAATACCTTGCTCCTCACCCTTTTCGTTGATGTAACTGGCCTGCTGAATCGCTTGCGGCTGCGACCGTTTTGTGACAGCTGACAAATCGCGAACCGGCGGAGCGACGACATCGACGGTCGAAACGAACGTCCCTGATTCAATCTGCAGCACTTGATCTGGCGTTAAGCCACGAGTGAGCAATTCCTGACGAGCCGCTTGGATCAAGGTGTTTTGTCGACTGATCTCACTTTGCAATTCGATCAACTTAGAACGCGAAACCGCACCGGTGTTGACGGCACTTGATAGTCGGTCAATCTCGGCTTGTACGATCGCCGTTTCCTGCCGCGCCTTGAACAATGTTGTTTGAGTTGCTTGCAGGTATTCACTGAATAGCCGCAGCGTGAATAAGGGTTCGCCAGGACGCATGGTGTCGCCGGGAAACGCATGAATTGCGGTAACGACGCCCACTGCCGGTGATGGGACGCCCCGGTCGGACAAGCCTGGACGGTCAGCGATTTCACCGGGAATCACAACGGTCCGCCAGTACGTCTTAGGCCGAACTGCCTTGGACGTCAGCGATAAGTTTTTTCGAGCCTGTTCGCTGATTTCAAGCACAGTTTGCTTTTCGGCAGACTCTTCCGACGAGCTGGCAGCCGACGTTTCGCTTACCTCGCTGCTACTGAACAATTCTGCTCGGAAGAACCAAAGCGCGGCGACAACGCCGATGATGATCGCTGGCCCGATCAAGGCTTTCATTAAAGATATATAGTGTTTCATTGTGGAATTCGTTCTCGACGGATTTTCAGCGGGCAGCTCAAACCGGCAGCGAAAATCTGCAAAGACTTCCGGCTATACCGAAGTGGTGGATCGAAACTCTTGATGAGTTACGCTACGGGGAGGCAGGTGCGACGCAGTTAAAGAGTGCGTGCACGCGTCCGCTACAGCCGAAGAGAGGCCGTGAGAAGATAGATAGGCATCGTCCGGTAGCGAACCGGCGTGTCACTGGTGCGCCATCGAGGACGAATGTCGACGGTGAGCGACACAGGCAACGCGATCCAGTCCGCCGAGTGGACCTCAGTCTCGATTGCCCCAGAAGTTCGCGTCAACGATTGCCCGGATGCGATTAAATAGACGGCATCTGAATCGTGGTCGGCCGCTGGAGAGAGCGAGTCGCTGGGCGATGAAGATTCGCTTTCGTCAGCATGCTCATGGTGGTCGCCATGGGCGTGATCGTGAGCATGCAAATGCACGTGTGGACGAAGGGCATGACCGTCCGGCTCAGCCACACCGCTACCCGCGTGCGAATGAGGCAAGCATTGCCCCAGCACCAAGAAGGGAATCAGCAGTAGTGAAATGAATCGGGTCATCCCAATAGTTTATCGATCAATTCAGGAATTAGCTATAGCGATCTAACAAGATCCGGCTGCCGGGGATTATTGCGGCCCTCCCAACTTCACATCATTGGACTCAACTGTGCGTCGGGTTGCATGCCTCGCCGCCGATGCGATAGCGCCAGCCAGTTTCATTCATTGACGAGCTCAGAACGGATCGACGAGACATCGCCTTCTATCGATTCCCAGACCAGGACTACCGGCCCCTCGCCTGTAACCGAAGCTGCTAGCACGGGGTCGGACGCTTTCATTGCGATCGTGACTGGAGTGGTGGAGGCCGGACGCAACAATAGTAGCTTACCCTCGCGACGATCGACCCATGAAATGGAATATCCTTCATGCCCAGCCACGATCGAGGGTTGTTCGCCGCGTCCGATAAACTTTTCTGGCTTCAAACCAACCCCAGCCGAATAGAGGCTTCGGTCGCGACGCCAAACCGTTAGCAAATCGCCGTTTGAATTTGTAGCGATGTCCCCGCCATCCATCGGACATGCGTTCAATCTCCAGCTATCCAAACCAAGCTTCTCAGCCCTGCTGAAGCTCTGGCCATCGTCTTCAGACGTAGACACGTACATGTCACGCTTGCCATCAATCAAGTTTCGACACATGACATGAACCGCGCCGCTCTGGTCAATCACTACCGAAGGATGGAAACATTTACATACTGTGCCGGATGGCGAAGTGTAGACGTGAACGTTTTTCTCCCAAGTCTTGCCAAGGTCTTTCGATCTTGCCCCATAGACTTGTGTTCGACCATTTCGTAGATCAAGCCAGGTGCATAACAGCAGTCTGTCGCTACCAATCGCAAGGTCGTGCAATCCTTCGCGAGCCGATCTTCTTTCATCGTTCACGTCGACCGAGTCACTCCACGATTTACCGCCGTCGAGTGAATGCCACGCGAGTACGTTGCCGGTTTCGTGGCTAATGGCAGTAATGGCAACGTGATCGTCAATCGCGACGATTCGAGGTCCCCGTCTCATGCCCAATGCTAATTTTGGAGCCTGACCCACCTTAGTTGGCGACGTGTATGTTCGGCCTCGATCTGTGGATTTGCAGAAGTAGATGGTCTCTCCCGCTCCAAACGTAACAACGATCGTTCCAGTATTACTGACAGCCGCTTGCGGTTGCCGGATTCCAGGGATCGCACCTTCTGTTACGACGACAACTGAATCGGCGGCACTGGTGATATCACCGCCAACGAACAGGGAAAGCGTTACGAACACGCAGAGCGTTGGTAACAGGGCGAGGTAAGGCATGTTTGTCCCTTGAGTTTGCTAAGAATGTGCGGTGACTGTTTTACGAGGATTCCATGTCGTGCGAATCTATGCGTTCTCAACGAATCGTTCATCCTTGATTCCAAATTTCAACTTCCACTCCATCGCACTGCAATACAAAACCGGCACGATGAACATCGTGATGATTGCGATGACCATGCCGCCGAAGCTGGGGATGGCCATCGGAACCATGATGTCGCTGCCTCGGCCGGTCGATGTCAGGATTGGAATCAATGCCAGGATTGTCGTCGCCGTGGTCATCAAGCACGGGCGAACGCGTCTCATGCCGGCGGTCACGGTGGCTTCGCGAGCGTGCTGGGCGTTCTCGATGCGATCCTTGCGGAAGCTTTCGTCAAGGTAGGACGCAATCACGACGCCATCGTCGCTGGCGATGCCGAACAGGGCTAGGAAGCCGACCCAAACGGCAACACTTAGGTTGATCGTTTTGACTTGGAACAGCTCACGCATGTTAGTGCCGAGTATGCTGAAATCGAGGAACCATTCGGTGCCGTACAACCACAGCATGATGAAACCGCCTGCCCATGCGATTAGGATGCCACTAAAGACCAACGAGGTCGTGATGGCCGATTTGAATTGCAGGTAAAGAATCAGAAAGATGATTCCGAGGGCTAGCGGCAACACGATCGACAATGTCTTTTGCGATCGGATTTGGTTTTCGTAGTTGCCTGCGAATGTGTATGTCACTCCGGCTGGCAGCGTGAACTCGCCCGAGTCTATCTTCGATTGCAAAAATGCCTGAGCATCTTCAACGACGTCGACTTCTGCTTCGCCGGCCTTCTTGTCGAACAGCACGTATCCAAGCAAGAACGTGTCTTCGCTCTTGATGACCTGCGGGCCGCGCGTGTAACGAATGTCGGCGAGCTGTCCGAGCGGAATCTGCGAACCCATCGGCGTTGGGACCAGAATCCGTTCTAGCGATTCGAGATCGTCCCGCAGTTCGCGGGCGTAACGGACTCGCACTGGGAAACGTTCGCGACCTTCGACCGTCTTGGTAATCTGTCGGCCGCCAATCGCAACTTCGATCACGTCCTGTACGCTGCGAATGTGCAGTCCGTAACGCTTAATCGCGTCGCGGTCGATGTCGATCTCCAAGTACGGCTTGCCGACGATGCGGTCAGCGATGACGGCTGATGATTGGACCGTTGGAATTTGCTTCAGCAGCGATTCCAATTCCAAGGCAACCCGCTCGATCGTCTCCAGGTCCGGGCCTTTGACCTTCATTCCCATCGGTGCCCGCATGCCGCTTTGCAGCATCACGATCCGAGCCGCGATCGGTTGAAGTTTCGGTGCGGACGTCGTGCCTGGAATCTGGGCCGCCGTCGTGATGGCTTGCCAGATGTCATCGGGTGTGCGTATTTCGTCTCGCCATTGCCGGAATGGTCGACCAGCGGAATCGAAGATCAGTTCACCGTCGTCGTCGCGGACATACTCGTTAGTTTCTACATCGTAGCGGAAGTTCAGCCGGTGACCGTCTTCGTCGGTTTTGTATTCAGACTTGTAGGTGATGTAAGTTTCGATCATCGACACTGGTGCCGGATCGAGCGGCGTATCGGCGCGACCGATCTTGCCGACGACCGATTCGACTTCGGGGATCGACACGAGCAATTGGTTCTGCAACTGCAGCACGTCCATCGCCTCGCCGATCGAAGCGTGCGGCATCGTAGTCGGCATGTAAAGGAACGAACCTTCGTCGAGCGGCGGCATGAATTCTTTGCCCAGTCCCGGTAGCACGTTGGTTGCTGTTCTCCAAGGACCAGACTCCCGAACCGTCGAGTCGGACACGCCAACCATCGAAAGTGTCTTGGGGACGAAACCGAAGACCTTGTCGAATCCCAGCCAAGCCGATCCGCCGAACAACAGGATCGCAGTTGGCAAGCATAGAAACGCGAGCTTGTGATTCAGGCACCAACGCAGAATCGGTTCGTACAGGAATCGTTGAAAGACGGTAAAGAATCCAAGGATGCCGCCGATCAATCCACCTACAAACAAAAGGTTCAGCAGCAAACCTTTCTGCGGTCCCAATGGCAACCATTCCTGAGTCAGTAACACGCCGACTACCAATGCGGCGATCGCACTTGCTGTGTAAGGCCCGTAACGCTGGAAACGCTCGGGAATGCGTTCTTCCCATAACTTATAGGCCGACAACCCGATCAGGATCGCTCCGACCCACCATGACAACATCATTGAAGCGGCAATGCCGAGAATCAGCAGCGCAAACCACGCTCCACGACGCAAACTCTTCGATTCGATTCGTCCACCCATCAAAACGTGGGCGGCCGGCGGAATAATGGTCAACGCCACAATGACGGACGCTGCGAGCGCAAACGTCTTGGTGAACGCCAGCGGTCGAAACAACTTTCCTTCCGCGCCGATCATCGTGAACACTGGCAGGAAACTGACCACGGTCGTCGTCACGGCGGTCAGCACAGCACCGGCGACTTCGTGAGCCGCTTTGAAGATCACTGTCAACTTGTCATCTTCGGGTGCAGCTTCATCTAAGTATTTGAGAATGTTCTCAGTGAGAATGATCCCCATGTCGACCATTGTCCCGATTGCAATCGCGATGCCTGACAACGCCACGATGTTTGCGTCCACGCCAAAAGTCTTCATGGCGATGAAGCACATCAAAACAGCCAGCGGTAGTAACGCACTAATAAGGAATGAGCTGCGTAGGTGGACGACCATCACCAGGATCACGATGATTGTCACGAGGATTTCTTCAAAGAGAGCTGTGTTCAGCGTGCCCAGCGTTTCGTAAATCAAGCCCGTGCGATCGTAGAAGGGCACGACCGCGACTTGACTGGTCGTGATCCACGTCGGCCACTGTTCTTGGGGCATGCCACGAAGATGCCTCACCCAAGCATCGCTGCTGGCCGTCGCTCCCGTGATCGGTTCCAGGTCATGACGGTCGGCGTAGAGATCAACTTCATCGGCCGACGTCTTCGTGTAATCGACAAGCACTTTCGTGGGCAGGCCCGGTGAAACTTCCTTGATACGCTGTTTGATGTTCTTGATCGCTGCCAGCGGGTTGTATCCGTAGCGAACAACGGCGACTCCGCCGACGGCTTCCGCACCGGCCTTATCGAGGGCACCGCGCCGCAGCGCCGGACCAAGCGACACGTTCGCGACGTCGGCCACCGTGATCGGCACGTTGTCCGTCACTTTCACGACCGTCTTTTCGATGTCTTCGATGCTCTCGATAAAGCCCAGTCCACGGATGACGTATTCTGCCTTGTTCAGTTCAATCGTCCGAGCACCCACATCAACGTTCGTCATGCGAATCGACTCGAACACACCAGCCAACGTCACTCCGGCCGCCCGCATCGCATCAGGGTCGACGTCGATTTGGTATTCCTGAACGAAGCCACCGATCGACGCGACTTCGCTGATCCCTTCCGCTGAAGTCAACGAATAGCGAACGTAGTAATCCTGGATCGTTCGCAGTTCTCGCAAGTCCCAACCACCCGTCGGGTTGCCGTCAGGATCGCGGCCCTCGAGAGTGTAGAGATAAATCTGTCCGAGCGCCGTTGCGTCCGGCCCGAGTGTCGGTTGCACACCATCGGGCAAAGTACCGGCCGGCAAGCTATTCAGCTTTTCCAGCACTCGCGTTCGCGACCAATAGAAGTCCGCGTCTTCGCCAAAGATGATGTAGATCGACGAGAACCCGAACATGGAATAGCTGCGGATCGTCTTCACTTCGGGGATGCCCAGCAGCGCGACCGTCAGCGGATAACCGATCTGGTCTTCGACGTCCTGCGGGCTGCGTCCCATCCACTGGGTAAACACGATCTGCTGGTTCTCGCCGATGTCCGGTATCGCGTCGACGGGTACGGGATCGCGAGGCAACGCGCCGGTGTCCCAGTCGAACGGCGCAACCATGACGCCCCAACCAAGCGTTGCAATGACTAGCAACAAGACAACGAGCTTATTGGTCAAGCAGAACCAGATCAGCCGGCCGAGGATCGAACGTTTCGCGTTTTCAAGGGTTTCATCGTTGTTTGTCATGTTGGATTACTTGGCCTACAACTTTTCGACTTTGTCCGCACACTTCAGCATCGACGGACCGTAGTACGGATTGCGAACCGCATTGTCGGACTGAATCCACGATGCACCACGTCCCTCAAACGCCATTGGGCAATGCAGTTCGTATAGAGCAGCGTCGGTGGGAAAACCGAACATCCGCTGCAGGCTCAGCATCTGCTCAGACAACAACGCGAATCCGCTCCGCAAGGCGGCGAGGTCGTTGGCTTTCTGCAATCTTGCAACGATCTCGGACAAGTCGCGTTTCTCTTTGCTCCACATTTCGACCGCTTTGGACTCAGACACGATCGGCAGCAATGAAGCCAAACGCTGATGCAACGCCGGGACGGCCTGCTTCGCAGCCTCCAGATCGTCTGCCGCGAGCGCCTTGCCAAGTCCCAAATAAGGACCGACAAAGCCGTTCAATTGCTGAGTCACTTCCGGCGGAACGTCCATGTTTGTCATGGCTGGCATTTGCATTTCGTCGTGAGACATCGGCAATGGAAAGTGAGCCTTCATTTGATTGACGTGCTGGCGAGTCAACGTGAACACCCGATCGGCTTCACGCATGGAATTGATCTCACGGCCTTCAGTGACATCGTTCCGCAATAACATCGCGACCTCGAACCACTGCGGTCGCATCGGAGGACCGATCAAGTCCGCCGGCACCGCCTCGACGGCTTTCCCAAGTCGATCGTAGCCGGCGCGAATCTCGGCGAGATTTGCCGCTTCGACCTTCTCTTGAATCGTTTTGTATTGCTCAACAATGCCCTGCATCGAATCACGTACTGCTGGCACCAACTTCATCGGACTCGCGTTCATCTTGACACCTTCGTCCGCCTTTGGCATTTCCATGCCGCCGTGGTTGTGCCCACCGCCGCCACCACCTTGAGGTGTCATCATCGAGGGCTTCGCGGAAATCTGCAGTGCACTGTCCAGCTTGAAGTTTCCGTTGGTCACAACGAGGTCGCCTTCATTGAGACCAGCCTTCACCAGATAGAAATCACCTGCTCGCGGACCGATCACAATCTCGCGACCTTCATAAGTCGGCTTGTCGGCGTCGGGAATCTGGACGTAGACGATCGCTCGTGTGCCGGTCAGCAACACCGCTGAGGCCGGCACGATCAACGGCTTCGCCGCATCGGACGGTTCTGCGGTGACATAGCCCAGTGATTCGGCTCGCACCAATGGCATCCCGCAAATATCGCAGTCGCCCGGTTGGTCTTTCACGATCTCGGGATGCATCGGGCTGATCCACTTTCCGGCCAACGACGCATCCAGCACTCGACCTCCCGCCGCGACGTTGCTCTTGACGATCGCCCGCACGAACATCTCCGGTTTCAATCGGCTGTCATCGTTGCTGACGTTCACGCGAACCTTCACTGTTCGTGTGTCTTCGTTCAACACCGGGTCGATGAACGCGATGCGACCGTGAAAGACTTCGCCAGGATAAGCTTCGGTCGTGAACTCAACGTCTTGCCCGTATCGCAACCAAGCTAGGTCCGATTCGTAAGCATCCATTTGAACCCACAAGTGGTTCAAGTCGGCGACGGTGTAAATACGGTCGCCGGTCTGTACGCGATCACCTTCTTGTTTCATCTTGCTGACGACCACGCCGCCAACCGGCGAATAGATCGTTACGGTTTCGGATGACTTGCCGCGTTGTTCGATCGTTTGAATCTGGTTTGGCGTCAGCCCCAGTAACCGCAATTTCTCGCGAGCGGATTCGGCAAGATCGAGTGGTTCGATGAAACGCGATGAGCTTTGCGGCCGGTCCCGCCGAGTGGCAGCAAGCAACTCTTCTTGCGCGGTGTAGAGTGCCTCGCTGTAGATTTGCACCATGTGGTCGCCCTTGTTGACTTCGACGCCCGTAAAGTCAACGAACATGCGTTCCAGTCGTCCAGGCACCCAAGCGGTGATATGAGCGAGTCGCGTTTCGTCATACTCGACCTTACCCACCATGCGAACATCGGCCGTCACGTATTGCCGACGCACGGGACTGACTTGCACGTTCATCAAACTCTTGATTTCAGAGCTGATCGAAACAGTACGAACACCGTCGGCCGATTCTCTGACCGGAACCAAGTCCATCCCGCAGATCGGGCAACTGCCTGGACCGTCGCGACGTATTTGCGGGTGCATCGAGCAAGTCCAAATCGACGGTTTACTTTGCGTTGCCTCCGAATTCGACGTATCGGAACTCGAGGACAATTTCGGCTCATCCGAGCCGCCACCAAACCAAGATGCGACGAAGATACCGAGCAGGACGAACGCCACTGCTTGTGCAATCCATAGTTTCCCGCGGTGTTGTTTGATGAATTCTTTCATGAGTTCGCTTTAGGATTTGTCCAACCAGGTCACCAGCGTCGCCACTTCGTGTTGGTCGCGAACGCCGACAGCGGTGACGCTTCGAGAGCCTTGCTTCCAAGTTGCCGCGATGCTTGAATCGAGATCGACGAGACAGCAATTTTTTTCACCGCACATCGCTATGCTTGAGGGACGATTGCCAAACCATGCCGCCTCTTCGTCATCGTGTTCAAACAGCACCAGCGTCGAACCGTCATCCCGTTTGCAGACCGCTTTCACGCAGGTGCAACAAGGCATCTTCAACACGCTGGTCGACTCTAGCGAGTAGCCGGCGGGCAACCCGCTCGACACGATTGGCCGGTAGCCAACCAACTTGACCGCTCCGTCGGAATCGACCGTTTCGCCGTCGTACTTCGACAGCAGCATCTGTTCCGCAGCGTCGGGGTCGCTGGGCAATTTTTGTAAATAGTCATTCATCACGCCCGCGAACTGTGCCATATGATCGTGCGGCGTCCCGCCTGGGACCATATGCTCAGCCGACATCGCATTTTCGCCTTCGTGCGTATGCCCGTCGCTGCCGTGCATTGCCATCGCTTCCCCGCTCCCCAACTCCTTTGCTCCCCCTCTTTCTTCGCCATACCACAGCCCCGCACCCAACAGCACCAAGACCGCAGCCGCCGTCGACACTAGGCCCGCTCCGTAAGGGGACTCACGGACCCAAGTCGCAAACCGTCGCGACGGTGTCACCGGCTCAGTTGCGGTCGACAGCTCACGTTCGATTTGCTGCCACAAATCCGCCGGTTTTGCCTGGACGGGCGTTTTAGCGAAAACCGACCCGATTGACCTGAACGAGCTCAGCTCTGCCGCACACGATTCGCATGACTCAACGTGTTTCGCCACCGTTGCCGCCTGTCCAGACGCAAGCTCGCCGTCGTGAAAAGCCGACAGATCTGGCCGCACGGTTTTGCAATCGTTGGTTGACATAACCCACTCATTCTCTGGGAGACGCTTCTGCTGATGTGTTTTTGATGCCTGAAGTCGGTTTTTCTTCACGAATTAAGGCCAATTAGAAGAATTTTGGTCGCGCCGCGTGAAGAAAGCGACCGCCCAAGTATCCAAATGCACGTCGATCGAAGAAATCGCCCTACTTATCCCCAAAGGCAAAAACCTCATGCGACATACGAAATTGATCCCGTTTCTAATCGGCGGGCTGCTCCTTCTCGGCATTTACGGCTGCAATTCGCCGGAGTCCGATCCGGTGACGCCCCCCGCGACTCCAGCCAGCGACACGACAGAGGACCACGCCGATCACGACCACGGCGACCATGCTGCTGTCGATACCGAATCGCCGATGGCCAAAATGATGCCTGGTTTGAAAGAGCTATCGCCGGAAGATCACAAGTCTGCCATGGCTCAACACATGTGCCCAGTCAGCGGCGAGATGCTCGGAACGATGGGAGTCCCTGAAAAAGTCGACGTGAACGGCAAGTCGGTGTGGATCTGCTGCGACGGATGCAAAGACAAGCTGCTCGCTGATCCCGAGAAGTACTTGGCAAAGTTGAAGTAACGGGCACCGATAGAGTCGACAACGAAAGCACCCATGGCCACGACTGACTTTCTGAAACGAGCATTCTCCACGCGACCGACAAGCACTCTTCAAAGTGCTTTGAGTGTCTACGAAGACTACAAGTTCGATAAACGCTATCAACTTGACACTCGATCCGAGGTCGCCATCAATGAACTGGACATCAGTCAAGACGACAAGCAACATGCTGACAAATACAAACCGACTCGCGTGAGATACTTCCGCAAGATCATGGAGAAAGTCGATCCCTCTCGCGATGGAGTGTTCGTCGATGTTGGATGCGGTAAGGGCCGAATTCTTTTGCTCGCAGCGGAGCAGGGATTTGACGAAGTCGTCGGTTTAGAAATCTCGCCTGCCCTGTGTCAGATCGCAGAGCGAAACGTTGAGGCCTTCAAACACGCGAAGCCCGAAACGGGATCGATTAAAGTCGTCTGCACGAACATCCTCGACTACCAAATGGTCGGAAGCGAAACCGTTTTCTTTCTGTATTCACCGTTCGGCTGCTCGATAACGGAGCGTTTCCTTGAGATGGTGCGACAGTCGCTCAAGGATCATCCACGAGACCTATGTCTTATCATCGACGAATTCCGCTTCCCCGAGTTGCTGGCCAACGATGACTACTTCGAGCAGTCCTTAATTTACAAGTACGGGGCAGCCGTATTCCACGTGTATTCCCACGTCAGCTAACGCAAGAATGATTACCTTTCCCCCGACCTTTTCCGATAAGAAACTTTCCATGAAACGACAAATCTTTGCAACCGTTTGTACGGCAGCTTTGCTGGTGGCACCCCAACTAGCGATCGCCCAAGAAGCATCCACGCCACACGACCACGCCGGACACGAGCACGCTGGCCACAGCCACGCCAATGCCGCAACTGGCCCACACGGTGGCACTGTGCAAACCGTTGGGGACCGCCGCGTCGAAACCGTGATCGCCGACAAAGGCATCATGTTCATGCTTCTTGGCAAGAACGACCAACCGCTCGCCCCGCCCGACGCTAC from Roseimaritima ulvae includes these protein-coding regions:
- a CDS encoding anti-sigma factor; this translates as MSTAAAVLVLLGAGLWYGEERGGAKELGSGEAMAMHGSDGHTHEGENAMSAEHMVPGGTPHDHMAQFAGVMNDYLQKLPSDPDAAEQMLLSKYDGETVDSDGAVKLVGYRPIVSSGLPAGYSLESTSVLKMPCCTCVKAVCKRDDGSTLVLFEHDDEEAAWFGNRPSSIAMCGEKNCCLVDLDSSIAATWKQGSRSVTAVGVRDQHEVATLVTWLDKS
- a CDS encoding class I SAM-dependent methyltransferase, whose translation is MATTDFLKRAFSTRPTSTLQSALSVYEDYKFDKRYQLDTRSEVAINELDISQDDKQHADKYKPTRVRYFRKIMEKVDPSRDGVFVDVGCGKGRILLLAAEQGFDEVVGLEISPALCQIAERNVEAFKHAKPETGSIKVVCTNILDYQMVGSETVFFLYSPFGCSITERFLEMVRQSLKDHPRDLCLIIDEFRFPELLANDDYFEQSLIYKYGAAVFHVYSHVS